The Macrobrachium nipponense isolate FS-2020 chromosome 13, ASM1510439v2, whole genome shotgun sequence genome has a window encoding:
- the LOC135225315 gene encoding uncharacterized protein LOC135225315, with amino-acid sequence MPIIICTVIASDEPIADAMKRVKAIFFNVVVDTAIESLTDKFETLGEVRHGFGVLLNFQRLDDQALSNQCDNLCMTLRTGNESDIDGKELAVEVKNLPNLPSDNITALEGLTFIHKKHLEDLYPNLWVALRIVCTLPVMWQSQQRGASQS; translated from the exons ATGCCGATTATCATTTGCACAGTCATAG CCTCAGATGAGCCCATTGCAGATGCCATGAAGAGGGTAAAAGCAATATTCTTTAATGTTGTTGTTGACACAGCCATTGAATCCTTAACTGATAAGTTTGAAACACTGGGTGAAGTGAGACACGGATTTGGAGTGCTGCTCAATTTCCAAAGACTGGATGATCAGGCATTGAGCAACCAGTGTGACAACCTCTGCATGACATTAAGAACTGGAAATGAAAGTGACATTGATGGAAAGGAACTGGCTGTGGAAGTCAAAAACTTGCCAAACTTACCCTCAGATAACATAACTGCTCTTGAGGGCCTCACCTTTATCCACAAAAAACATTTGGAGGATCTGTATCCCAATCTGTGGGTTGCCCTGAGAATCGTCTGCACTCTGCCTGTGATGTGGCAGTCTCagcagagaggagcttctcaaaGCTGA